The genomic DNA TAATGAAAATAAATAAAATCTTAAAGTGAGGAGTTGTTTTACATGAAAAAAATAGCGAAGATATTTTTATGTGTATTATTTATAAGTATCTCTATGATATCCTGCTCTCAGGGAAATAAGGGAGGTAAAATCAGTAACACCAATAAAACATTGATCATATATTACTCAGCATCCGGGACTACTGAAAAAGTAGCAAAGGAACTGCAAAGAAAAACAAAGGGCGATATATATTTTATTAAAACTAATATGCCGTATTCAACAGATCAAGAGGTTTTGGGAAAAGAAATGGCACTTGAGAGAGAAAACGGGAATATTCGTGAATTAAGTGGGGAACTACCAGACTTATCCAATTATGACCTGATTTTGATAGGAGGACCTGTATGGTCCGGGGAGCCTTCAAATCCTATTCAAAAGTACCTCAGTATAACTGATTTTAACGGAAAAAAAGTAGCAGGGTTTTGGACAGCTTACGGAGAGCCGGGAGATTATGCGAATGTATTTAAAAAATTAGTGAAGAATGTCGAATTACACGAAGGTCTCAGCTTAATAAATACAGATGTCTCAAATGAGAAAGAATTAGAGAGTAAAATAAATACATGGTTAAGTACACTAGGTATTTTATAATTAGAAAAATGGTATAAATATTTAAAAGAACGGAGATGACAGTTATGAGAAATATTTTAGTTTTATTTTTGACAGGATTTCTTTCTCTTGCAGTTATAAGCAATACAGTTATTAATAATAAGCAGAAAAATCCGGCAGTTTCAGAAGAAACGAAGACAAAATCAGCCAATACATATGATTTACTGGAAGAATATAAGAAAGATGCATCTAAAAGACAGCCTACATACACAGGAGAGAATATCACGGTATCAGGTGTTGTCGTTTATAAAGGACCGGATATTCATGGACTTCCTTCGCTTGAATTATCAGATAAAGTAAATGGAACAAGTCATGTTTTATGTGTATTTGACTCAGCAGATTCACTTAACAAAATATCTAAAGGAGATAATCTCACAATTTCAGGAAAATTCCATATTGTAAGCTCTGATGATATGGTTGTACTAAAACAGAGCAAGATACAATAATGCTAAATTTGATGAAAAAGGAGCAAGGGTGTATATTCATGAATTAGACTATGATTTTTTACATAACCTTGAATTAGCTGCCTCACTTTATGGTACAGCTGAAAAATGATTAAAAGAGTAAAGTCCTGTAAAAAAATATTAAAATAAATTATATTATTAAGACGGAGAATTCAGGCTCTGTCTTAATTTTTATCCAAAAAAAGCTGTTAAAGCCGAGCTTATGCAATAAAACAAAGGTTCAAAGATAATTAATTAGAGCAGCCTTCACGTCGGATGGACTAAGTTTAAATATAAAAATCCTACAAATTTTCATAATAGTGCAGAACTTTACAATGCTGAATTCAATCAGATTAAAAGTTTTATTTGAAAAAAATGTAAAAGTTTGTATGTGATCCAATTATATGCTAATATATAATTAATTAACTTGTAAAATTTTCAATTCAACGTTTGAAAGGAGGATTTACATGTATTATACAAATGGAAATTACAACGCTTATATGAAGCCGCAAAAGCCAAAAAATATTGATGGAAAATCTGCCTATATCGTAGGGGCAGGATTAGCGGGGTTAGCAGCAGCAGTTTTCTTGATTCGTGACGGACAAATGGAAGGAAAGAGGATTACTATTTTTGAAGAGCTTCCTGTTTCAGGCGGGAGCATGGACGCCATTTTAAAGCCGGAGCGGGGTTACGTAATGCGCGGCGGCCGGGAGATGGAAGAGCATTTTGAAACCTTGTGGGATTTATTCCGCAGTATACCGGCTCAGGAAACACCCGGGGCCTCTATCCTTGATGAATATGCCTGGGAGAACCAAAATGATCCTAGTTTTTCTTACGCTCGTATCATAGAAAATAAAGGACAGCGAGTTTCAGATGACGGACAGCTGACACTTTCACAAAAAGCCATACGAGAAATATTAGACCTTGCCCTCACTGAAGAGAAAGATTTACAA from Sebaldella termitidis ATCC 33386 includes the following:
- a CDS encoding flavodoxin family protein → MKKIAKIFLCVLFISISMISCSQGNKGGKISNTNKTLIIYYSASGTTEKVAKELQRKTKGDIYFIKTNMPYSTDQEVLGKEMALERENGNIRELSGELPDLSNYDLILIGGPVWSGEPSNPIQKYLSITDFNGKKVAGFWTAYGEPGDYANVFKKLVKNVELHEGLSLINTDVSNEKELESKINTWLSTLGIL
- a CDS encoding OB-fold putative lipoprotein, whose translation is MRNILVLFLTGFLSLAVISNTVINNKQKNPAVSEETKTKSANTYDLLEEYKKDASKRQPTYTGENITVSGVVVYKGPDIHGLPSLELSDKVNGTSHVLCVFDSADSLNKISKGDNLTISGKFHIVSSDDMVVLKQSKIQ